One Solibacillus sp. R5-41 DNA segment encodes these proteins:
- a CDS encoding DUF4387 domain-containing protein, with protein MKLYEKAKILRSKNSGPFEVTLDILFDNQLDYEDVKNSGKVTKEAIAKAYNIALTDIHHFVFFDQAYGIKITIARKISSGSPGDRDVYGAQQHAPLMNIDV; from the coding sequence ATGAAACTTTATGAAAAAGCCAAAATTTTAAGAAGTAAAAATTCTGGCCCATTTGAAGTGACATTGGATATTTTATTTGATAATCAACTAGATTATGAGGATGTAAAAAATAGTGGGAAAGTAACGAAAGAAGCAATTGCAAAAGCGTACAATATTGCATTAACAGACATCCATCATTTTGTGTTTTTTGACCAAGCATATGGCATAAAAATTACGATTGCTCGAAAGATTTCATCAGGAAGTCCTGGTGATCGGGATGTATATGGGGCACAGCAACACGCGCCATTAATGAATATAGACGTATAA
- a CDS encoding carbohydrate ABC transporter permease, translating into MRTFSVTKSIIQFVLFLFALAILIPLLNILAMSLSDPARVNEMSGLDVLPKGFSFINFEIIFSNPLIIKSLLNSLFITITGTLLNLFLTALTAYVLARTEFVGKKLVLFVLIGIMVFEPSMITEYLLMKDLGLLNSYASVILYKAINVYYLFILMRFFQEIPDSVLEAARIDGAGHFRIFTRIVLPLSKPALATLALFYGVYHWNEYFRATIYITDPNKWPLQVVLRQFVVSQDNKTMLQGIEGMTPELLASLDFGSLQSATIVVAVIPMLLLYPLILKYFTKGTMDGGEKE; encoded by the coding sequence ATGAGAACATTTTCTGTTACAAAATCGATTATTCAATTTGTATTGTTTTTATTCGCGCTTGCGATATTAATCCCATTACTAAACATTTTAGCAATGTCATTATCTGATCCAGCCCGAGTAAATGAAATGTCAGGTTTAGACGTGTTACCAAAGGGATTTTCGTTCATAAATTTTGAAATTATTTTTTCGAACCCATTAATCATAAAAAGTTTACTTAATTCCTTATTTATTACGATTACTGGCACGTTATTAAACTTATTTTTAACAGCCCTTACAGCGTACGTATTAGCGCGTACTGAATTTGTAGGGAAAAAGTTAGTGTTGTTTGTATTAATCGGCATTATGGTATTCGAGCCTTCTATGATTACAGAGTATTTATTAATGAAGGATTTAGGGCTGTTGAATTCCTATGCTTCTGTCATTTTGTATAAGGCGATTAATGTTTATTACTTATTTATTTTAATGCGATTCTTCCAGGAAATACCCGATAGTGTTTTAGAAGCTGCGCGTATTGATGGGGCGGGGCATTTCCGTATTTTTACCCGCATTGTACTGCCATTATCAAAGCCTGCATTAGCCACATTAGCTCTATTTTATGGTGTGTATCATTGGAATGAATATTTCCGCGCAACAATCTACATTACCGATCCGAATAAATGGCCATTACAAGTCGTTTTACGCCAATTCGTCGTGTCTCAAGATAATAAAACGATGTTGCAAGGTATTGAAGGAATGACACCGGAATTGCTTGCGTCGCTTGATTTCGGTTCATTGCAATCTGCAACGATTGTCGTGGCAGTAATTCCTATGTTATTACTTTATCCTCTAATCTTGAAGTATTTCACAAAGGGTACGATGGATGGCGGAGAGAAAGAATAA
- a CDS encoding ADP-ribosylglycohydrolase family protein, which translates to MFPIDYTEKVYASILAMNAGIRLGAPVEPIEWDTETIQDVFGDIRDYVKDYTVFSADDDANGPIFFLRALMDYAKDRPLEPQDVAKTWLNYMREGLGMIWWGGDQISTEHTAYLNLKKGIPAPQSGSIEINGEILAEQIGGQIFIDSFALLYPNNPTKAADYAEISASVSHDGDGLHGARFIAACIATAFTEKSINEIIEIGLSEIPATSTYAKVVHAVVDFHAKYPHDFRACRQYLEEEWGYDKYGGICHIIPNAGVCVLSLLYGEGDVSRTIEIATMCGWDTDCNAGNVGSIVGVLKGLDGIAPNYRKPINDAIVASSVSGYLNIVDLPTIAKQLALLGYRENNIVPPQALVESYKDEEIYFDFTLKGSTHGFKTSYPFKTFLRHTESVGYKQNGALEIFIDRMYKGDVSTVFYQSFYRREQFMDEKYAPNFSPTAYSGQTVSMKIIADQKRGSEIIISPYVRTTYSKEIIFIAEPFVVTDDWQHVEFLIPNTNGDLIEEVGIQIHSDSDRTDRAFGKIYLDEFHIYGTPSYSIDLNKQAVEFKSVTPFAHHRGKWTLENGVMAMESPDFTASFTGHYFMAHTVLKVAMEIKDGSNHQAIVRAKGVERYYSAGFECENTVAIVLNDDGQRNVLASAPFEWQKGETYELTVKAIGEEISLAIDGNLLLTAKDNRFETGMIGVCALKGGQCNYTGFSVNI; encoded by the coding sequence ATGTTTCCAATAGACTATACAGAAAAAGTTTATGCGAGTATTTTAGCGATGAACGCGGGCATTCGATTAGGTGCTCCAGTAGAACCGATTGAATGGGATACAGAAACTATTCAAGATGTATTTGGTGATATCCGTGACTATGTCAAGGATTATACAGTGTTCTCAGCAGATGATGATGCCAATGGTCCGATTTTCTTTCTTCGCGCATTAATGGACTATGCGAAAGACCGCCCACTTGAACCGCAAGATGTGGCGAAAACGTGGTTAAACTATATGCGTGAAGGCTTAGGGATGATTTGGTGGGGTGGTGACCAAATTAGTACAGAGCACACAGCTTATTTAAATTTGAAAAAAGGCATTCCCGCACCACAATCTGGCTCAATTGAGATCAATGGCGAGATTTTGGCAGAGCAAATTGGTGGTCAAATTTTCATCGATTCATTTGCTTTATTATATCCGAACAATCCAACAAAAGCGGCAGATTATGCTGAGATTTCAGCAAGTGTTTCACATGATGGTGACGGTCTACACGGTGCTCGCTTTATTGCAGCTTGTATTGCTACTGCTTTTACCGAAAAATCAATAAATGAAATTATTGAAATTGGTTTGAGTGAAATTCCAGCAACGAGTACATATGCTAAGGTTGTACATGCTGTTGTAGATTTCCATGCGAAGTACCCTCATGATTTCCGAGCATGTCGTCAATATTTAGAAGAGGAATGGGGCTACGACAAGTACGGTGGAATTTGTCATATCATTCCGAATGCTGGTGTATGTGTCCTTTCACTCTTATATGGTGAGGGAGATGTAAGCCGTACAATCGAAATCGCTACAATGTGTGGCTGGGATACAGATTGTAATGCAGGAAATGTTGGTTCAATTGTTGGAGTATTAAAAGGACTTGATGGCATCGCACCAAATTATAGAAAGCCAATTAATGATGCCATTGTTGCATCAAGTGTATCAGGTTACTTAAATATTGTTGATTTGCCTACCATCGCGAAGCAGCTTGCATTATTAGGATATCGTGAAAATAATATCGTACCACCTCAAGCGCTTGTAGAAAGCTATAAGGACGAGGAAATTTACTTTGATTTTACTTTGAAGGGCTCGACGCATGGCTTTAAAACAAGTTACCCATTTAAAACTTTTTTACGTCATACAGAATCAGTGGGCTATAAGCAAAATGGCGCATTAGAAATCTTTATTGATCGTATGTATAAAGGTGATGTTAGTACGGTATTTTACCAATCATTTTACCGTAGAGAACAATTTATGGATGAAAAATATGCACCGAACTTTTCACCAACAGCATATAGTGGTCAAACCGTTTCAATGAAAATAATTGCGGACCAAAAGCGAGGTTCTGAAATTATCATTTCTCCGTATGTTCGCACAACGTATAGCAAAGAAATCATTTTTATAGCGGAGCCGTTTGTTGTAACGGATGATTGGCAACATGTAGAATTTTTGATTCCAAATACGAATGGAGACTTAATTGAAGAAGTTGGGATTCAAATTCATTCTGATTCTGATCGAACAGACCGCGCATTTGGTAAAATATATTTAGATGAATTTCATATTTATGGTACACCAAGCTATTCGATTGATTTAAATAAACAGGCTGTTGAATTTAAATCGGTGACTCCATTTGCGCATCATCGCGGTAAATGGACGTTGGAAAATGGCGTCATGGCAATGGAAAGTCCAGATTTTACGGCGAGCTTTACCGGCCATTATTTCATGGCGCATACGGTATTAAAGGTCGCAATGGAAATAAAAGATGGTTCAAATCATCAAGCAATCGTTCGTGCAAAAGGTGTTGAACGTTATTATAGTGCAGGCTTTGAATGTGAAAATACAGTAGCTATTGTATTGAATGATGATGGGCAGAGGAATGTATTAGCATCTGCACCCTTTGAATGGCAAAAAGGTGAAACCTATGAACTAACTGTGAAAGCAATTGGTGAAGAAATTTCATTAGCAATTGACGGAAACCTACTATTAACAGCAAAAGATAATCGTTTCGAAACTGGGATGATTGGTGTATGTGCATTAAAAGGTGGACAATGTAACTACACTGGATTTTCGGTGAATATATAG
- the rbsK gene encoding ribokinase: MITVIGSINMDIAVSTEQFPVQGETVFGTDFATIPGGKGANQAVAAAKLGSNTNIVGCVGNDAFGGELLKNLDKYQINTSTVQMVSNSTGIATILLYEQDNRIIVVPGANAALTKEKIDESWATIEQSKLVVLQLEIPKETVAYVIERCNEANIPILLNPAPATHFMLEWMDKVSYITPNESECEQIFQEPFEKVVEKYPNKVIVTLGSKGACYHDGERFVMVNSYQSEVIDTTGAGDTFNGALAYALTNDASLEKAIQFANCAASLSVESFGAQGGMPTITEVIIRLQQVK; encoded by the coding sequence ATGATTACGGTAATCGGTAGTATAAATATGGATATTGCGGTTTCAACAGAGCAATTTCCAGTACAAGGTGAAACGGTTTTTGGAACAGATTTTGCAACAATTCCGGGAGGGAAAGGTGCAAATCAAGCCGTAGCAGCAGCTAAGCTTGGTTCAAACACGAATATTGTTGGTTGTGTCGGAAATGATGCATTCGGTGGTGAATTGCTGAAGAATTTAGATAAATATCAAATCAATACGTCGACTGTTCAAATGGTTTCCAATTCGACAGGCATTGCAACAATTTTATTATACGAACAGGATAATCGAATTATCGTTGTTCCCGGAGCAAATGCAGCATTAACAAAAGAGAAGATTGATGAAAGTTGGGCAACAATTGAGCAAAGTAAATTAGTCGTTTTGCAGTTAGAAATACCGAAAGAAACGGTAGCTTATGTTATTGAACGATGCAATGAAGCGAACATTCCAATTTTATTAAATCCTGCACCAGCAACCCATTTTATGTTGGAATGGATGGATAAAGTGAGCTATATTACCCCGAATGAATCGGAATGTGAGCAAATTTTTCAAGAGCCGTTTGAAAAGGTTGTAGAAAAGTATCCTAATAAAGTAATTGTCACATTAGGGAGCAAAGGAGCTTGCTACCATGATGGTGAACGCTTTGTCATGGTAAACAGTTACCAATCAGAAGTAATTGATACAACTGGTGCAGGCGATACATTTAATGGTGCACTCGCTTATGCGTTAACAAATGATGCCTCTTTAGAAAAAGCAATACAATTTGCAAATTGTGCAGCATCCTTATCGGTTGAGAGTTTTGGTGCGCAAGGTGGAATGCCAACAATTACCGAGGTTATTATTCGATTGCAGCAAGTGAAATAA
- a CDS encoding acyclic terpene utilization AtuA family protein: MKEINILSPCGMLGYGFPIESFERAFQEHQVDGIVVDAGSTDAGPHKLGANVSIVSRMALKKDLVNMIQKGLHYKIPVIIGSAGGAGAKTHVEHTIEVIKEILEEMNVHAKIGVIWADFTQQEIITAVEEERIVSLSPNIPPLTVEAIRKTNTIVAQMGHEPILEALERNCDIIICGRSYDPSPFAALGIYHGMDGGLSYHLGKILECGALCAMPGTTKDCILGTLKADSFTIQALNPIRTCTPTSVAAHTFYEKEHPFILHGPGFTLNLENCTFTDIGNGVVEVKNSQFIKDDVYRIKLEGASKVAYRTFVLAGIRDPLLIAQLDEVEQEVLHQVQTYFSEINPADYQVNFYHYGRNGVLGEQEPELFTGHEIGLMFEVLAQSQEIANAICANVRSTYLHYGYKNRKSSAGNLAFPFAPSDVEFGPVYEFSIYHLMEIQNSPFQLDVMEV; encoded by the coding sequence ATGAAAGAAATTAATATTTTATCTCCATGTGGGATGTTAGGTTATGGGTTTCCGATTGAAAGTTTTGAGAGAGCTTTTCAAGAGCACCAAGTAGACGGTATTGTTGTTGATGCAGGTTCAACAGATGCAGGTCCACATAAACTTGGCGCAAATGTTTCGATTGTTAGCCGCATGGCACTGAAAAAAGATTTGGTCAATATGATTCAAAAAGGATTGCATTATAAAATTCCAGTCATTATTGGATCAGCAGGTGGCGCGGGTGCAAAAACACATGTTGAGCATACGATTGAGGTTATTAAAGAGATTTTAGAAGAGATGAATGTACATGCGAAAATAGGTGTTATTTGGGCGGATTTCACACAACAAGAGATAATTACAGCAGTTGAAGAAGAACGTATTGTATCGCTATCCCCTAACATTCCACCATTAACTGTGGAAGCAATCAGGAAAACAAATACGATTGTTGCACAAATGGGACATGAGCCAATCTTGGAAGCACTAGAAAGAAACTGTGACATTATCATTTGCGGACGAAGCTATGACCCGTCTCCATTTGCAGCATTAGGTATTTACCACGGAATGGACGGAGGATTGTCTTATCATTTAGGAAAAATTTTAGAATGTGGGGCATTATGTGCAATGCCTGGTACGACGAAGGATTGCATTTTGGGGACGTTAAAAGCAGATAGCTTCACTATTCAAGCGTTGAATCCAATTCGTACATGTACACCAACAAGTGTTGCAGCACACACATTTTATGAAAAAGAGCATCCGTTTATTTTACATGGGCCAGGCTTTACATTAAATTTGGAAAACTGCACATTTACAGACATTGGAAATGGTGTTGTAGAAGTGAAAAATAGTCAATTTATAAAAGATGATGTGTACCGAATTAAGCTAGAAGGCGCTAGTAAAGTAGCTTATCGCACATTTGTGTTAGCTGGTATTCGAGATCCTTTATTAATTGCGCAACTAGATGAAGTAGAGCAGGAAGTGCTTCATCAAGTGCAAACATACTTCTCAGAAATTAATCCTGCAGATTACCAAGTCAATTTTTATCACTACGGTCGCAATGGCGTTTTAGGTGAGCAGGAGCCAGAGCTTTTTACTGGGCATGAGATCGGCTTAATGTTTGAGGTTTTAGCGCAGTCTCAAGAAATAGCGAATGCGATTTGTGCAAATGTTCGATCGACCTACTTACATTATGGGTATAAAAACAGGAAATCTTCTGCAGGGAATTTAGCATTCCCATTCGCACCGAGTGATGTAGAATTCGGACCTGTTTACGAATTTTCTATTTATCATTTAATGGAAATTCAAAATAGTCCGTTCCAACTAGATGTGATGGAGGTTTAA
- a CDS encoding ADP-ribosylglycohydrolase family protein: protein MTNFHDRVKGVLLSTALGDALGAPVEKLSRLQIAEQYGYVTALETAWYKENLGPEVNLGRHRGNGTATDDTLMTLALCRVYKTEKRHLDAYDMANEFVKEIAFRKVYIPELRRDALIIDRLFYPEKHIFLRHVLANCEPREGGYGNMVNCGAAMYIAPIGIVNAGNPLAAYNEAILFASGHQVSYGLEAAGVLAACVAKAFEKNVTIEAIIETAITFAKDGTKAAIIAVTGKANELKGQNLSYDEIVAALHEAIAPFSPMGDDVHRKIEKLGVPSNHYTPSRLFAIEELPLALAFILYNDGDYYKSIQDGINSGRDTDSIGVMAGVILGAMYGASIIKAEDEQLLSETNQIDFDLEATSFADVAKAIIQKDIETAHIVQSILS, encoded by the coding sequence ATGACGAACTTTCACGATCGAGTAAAGGGAGTCTTACTTTCTACGGCACTGGGCGATGCGCTCGGTGCTCCCGTAGAAAAGCTAAGTCGCCTACAAATTGCTGAACAATATGGTTATGTAACAGCTTTAGAAACAGCTTGGTATAAAGAAAATTTAGGTCCAGAAGTGAATTTAGGAAGACATCGTGGAAACGGTACAGCGACAGATGATACGTTAATGACACTTGCATTATGCCGTGTTTATAAAACAGAAAAACGTCATTTAGATGCATATGATATGGCCAATGAATTCGTCAAAGAAATTGCCTTTCGTAAAGTGTACATACCTGAATTAAGACGTGACGCATTAATCATTGATCGCTTATTTTATCCAGAAAAGCATATTTTCCTCCGCCATGTATTAGCAAACTGTGAGCCACGTGAAGGCGGTTATGGAAACATGGTCAATTGCGGTGCTGCCATGTATATTGCACCAATTGGCATTGTCAATGCAGGAAATCCGCTTGCCGCTTACAATGAAGCAATTTTATTTGCAAGTGGACATCAAGTGAGCTATGGCTTAGAGGCGGCGGGAGTATTAGCGGCCTGTGTTGCAAAGGCGTTTGAAAAAAATGTCACGATTGAAGCGATTATTGAAACGGCTATTACCTTTGCGAAGGACGGCACGAAAGCAGCAATTATCGCAGTTACAGGAAAGGCGAACGAGTTAAAGGGACAAAATCTATCCTATGATGAAATCGTTGCGGCACTTCATGAAGCAATTGCACCTTTTTCTCCTATGGGTGATGACGTACATCGCAAAATAGAAAAATTAGGGGTGCCATCCAATCATTACACACCAAGTCGTCTATTTGCAATTGAGGAATTGCCTTTAGCGTTAGCATTTATCCTTTATAATGATGGCGATTATTATAAGTCAATCCAAGATGGCATTAACTCAGGGCGAGATACGGATTCAATTGGCGTCATGGCCGGTGTCATTTTAGGTGCCATGTATGGTGCGTCTATCATAAAGGCGGAAGATGAACAGCTTTTAAGTGAAACTAACCAGATTGATTTTGATTTAGAAGCGACAAGTTTTGCGGATGTTGCAAAGGCAATTATTCAAAAGGACATTGAAACCGCACACATAGTACAATCAATTCTTTCTTAG
- a CDS encoding sugar ABC transporter permease gives MKTLKRMRKDLILYVMLVPGFIYFTIFHIIPIVNMKLAFQDYKIIGENTWVGMKHFNTLFSSPAFQDVLLNTIIISSMKIIFIFPIPILLSLLINELRFGPYRKFIQSVSYLPHFLSWVVIAGIWITLLNPADGAINVIRNFFNLPSLDFMTSKEHIRWVLVFSEMWRSAGWDTILYIAAILKISPALYEAAKMDGASTFQQMRYITLPAMMSTVITVFILNLGFFMNAGFDQVFNLMNDSVLSVIDILDTYVYRIGLMNGQYAYATAASLFKGVIGLILILGTHFISKKITGKGVW, from the coding sequence ATGAAAACGTTAAAACGTATGCGCAAGGATCTTATTTTATATGTAATGTTAGTACCTGGGTTCATTTACTTCACAATATTTCATATTATTCCTATCGTTAATATGAAGCTTGCGTTCCAAGATTATAAAATTATTGGGGAAAATACATGGGTTGGCATGAAGCATTTTAATACGCTTTTCAGTTCGCCAGCGTTTCAAGATGTATTGCTAAACACTATTATTATTAGCTCAATGAAAATTATTTTTATCTTCCCAATTCCAATTCTATTATCACTACTTATTAATGAATTACGCTTTGGACCTTATCGGAAATTTATCCAATCCGTTTCGTATTTACCTCATTTTCTATCCTGGGTAGTCATTGCAGGGATTTGGATTACGCTATTAAATCCTGCTGATGGTGCAATCAATGTGATTCGAAATTTCTTCAATCTTCCATCGCTTGATTTTATGACGAGTAAAGAACATATCCGTTGGGTACTCGTGTTCTCAGAAATGTGGCGAAGTGCTGGGTGGGATACGATTTTATACATTGCAGCGATATTGAAAATTAGTCCAGCGCTCTATGAAGCAGCGAAAATGGACGGTGCATCAACGTTTCAACAGATGCGCTATATTACACTTCCAGCAATGATGAGTACTGTAATTACGGTATTTATTTTAAATTTAGGGTTTTTCATGAACGCTGGTTTTGACCAAGTATTCAATTTAATGAATGACTCTGTTTTAAGTGTGATTGATATTTTAGATACGTATGTATATCGAATTGGTTTAATGAATGGTCAATATGCCTATGCAACAGCGGCAAGTTTATTTAAAGGTGTGATTGGCTTAATTTTAATTTTAGGTACGCATTTTATCTCGAAAAAAATTACGGGCAAGGGCGTATGGTAG
- a CDS encoding extracellular solute-binding protein: protein MKKFSLLFLTLFVFILAACSDKGDTTTEPQVNEEGKTVIKVVFKDDGPSNPEAVKFYDALEVGLKEDKGLDIEFELVEVAQGSYAEKLNLLLYSGTIPDLIYFQGGDEQIASQGLLEDLTPYIEKSENLKGILQPHNKTRLENYPYLLWVKNIDNKVPVVRTDFLEQTDSGPALVQNPTVENYTAFFEELVAKGLVKNGVTVAGDIAELDFIFNDAFGVTSSWLQQDGAYVYKKVSAAEKNKLAYYSELYSKGLLDNQYLTQAWDTKEDAFYNNQSGVVVGTNGKVVDFYNSRQMQVNGEAATLTVLPPAKGESQGFGATSVTKEARGLAISSQSPNKELVFEVLDYLASPNGLKLDALGYEGIHHTLNGDVIELNDKYYSDWYTRYWEPMNADLGVKVSEDTPLLSAPAKQSQEAVNSFYHEDNNFTIPEDMISQWDAMENLYKEYAADIITGKKSIDAFDEFVTKWYASGGEQLTKYANENIK, encoded by the coding sequence ATGAAAAAATTTAGTTTATTATTTTTAACTTTATTTGTGTTTATTTTAGCGGCATGTAGTGATAAGGGGGACACAACGACTGAACCACAAGTAAATGAAGAGGGCAAGACGGTTATTAAAGTAGTGTTTAAGGATGACGGTCCATCAAATCCAGAAGCAGTAAAATTTTATGATGCATTAGAAGTTGGTTTAAAAGAGGATAAAGGTTTAGATATTGAATTTGAACTGGTTGAAGTGGCACAAGGTTCTTATGCAGAAAAGTTAAATTTATTATTATATAGTGGTACAATTCCAGATTTAATTTACTTCCAAGGTGGCGATGAGCAAATCGCGAGCCAAGGTCTTTTAGAAGATTTAACGCCATATATCGAGAAATCGGAAAACCTAAAAGGCATTTTACAACCGCATAATAAAACACGTTTGGAAAATTATCCATATCTATTATGGGTGAAAAATATCGACAATAAAGTGCCAGTAGTGCGTACAGACTTCTTAGAGCAAACGGATTCGGGTCCTGCATTAGTACAAAATCCAACAGTAGAAAACTACACAGCATTCTTTGAAGAGTTAGTAGCAAAAGGGTTGGTAAAAAATGGTGTGACCGTTGCAGGTGATATCGCAGAGCTAGATTTTATTTTCAATGATGCATTTGGTGTTACTTCTTCATGGCTACAACAAGATGGCGCATATGTTTACAAGAAAGTATCGGCAGCAGAAAAAAATAAATTAGCTTACTATAGCGAGCTCTATTCAAAAGGTTTACTAGATAATCAATATTTAACACAAGCATGGGATACAAAGGAAGATGCATTTTATAATAATCAATCAGGTGTTGTTGTAGGTACGAATGGTAAAGTAGTAGATTTCTACAACAGCCGTCAAATGCAAGTGAACGGTGAAGCCGCTACATTAACAGTATTACCTCCTGCAAAAGGTGAGAGCCAAGGTTTCGGTGCGACAAGTGTAACGAAAGAAGCGCGTGGGTTAGCAATTTCTTCTCAATCACCGAATAAAGAGCTAGTGTTTGAAGTTTTAGATTATTTAGCGAGTCCAAACGGCTTAAAATTAGATGCTTTAGGTTATGAAGGCATACATCATACGCTAAATGGCGATGTAATAGAGTTAAATGATAAATACTATTCAGATTGGTATACGCGTTATTGGGAGCCAATGAATGCTGATTTAGGTGTGAAAGTTAGTGAGGATACGCCATTATTAAGCGCCCCTGCGAAACAATCACAAGAAGCCGTAAATTCGTTTTATCATGAAGATAATAACTTTACTATTCCAGAAGATATGATTTCGCAATGGGATGCTATGGAAAACTTATACAAAGAATATGCAGCAGATATTATTACAGGGAAAAAATCAATCGATGCATTTGATGAGTTTGTAACGAAATGGTATGCATCTGGTGGTGAGCAACTGACGAAATATGCAAACGAAAATATTAAATAA